A region of the Betaproteobacteria bacterium genome:
ATATACGGGTTGCGCGCCGTACTGCGGTCAGGCCCACAGGCGTAGTCGGCCGCGGCTCTTCGTGCAAGGCACGTCCGGATGGTCAATCCGCGCAAGACGAGGCACGAGCCATGAGACCGTTGTTCGGCCTGTTCAGAATGGTCCATGCGCTGATCGCCCTCTTGTTCGGATGCTTCGCGCTGATGCTGATCGCTTCCGCGGCCCGAGCCGGCTGGCTCGCGATGGGCGGCACGTGGGACGGGGCCGCTGCGCAAACGATCATCGAGGCGGTAGGGCTGCTTGCGGCGGCCGCGGTATCCCTGCAGATGGCCGAGACGATCACCGAGGAGGAGATCATCCGGGACCGGCGATGAAACCACGAATCACGCTTCTCACACTCGGGGTCGATGATCTCGACGCGGCAGTGCGCTTCTATCGCGATGGTCTTGGTCTGCGAACCGAAGGCATCGTCGGCGCCGAGTTCGAACACGGCGCCGTTGCCTTCTTCGACCTGCAGGCCGGTTTGAAGCTTGCGCTCTGGCCGCGAGCGAGCATCGCGCGCGACAGCGGTCTTGCGCTCGCAACCAGGAGTGCGACCGACTTCACCATCGGGCACAACGTCGGCTCGAAATCGGAGGTCGATCAGGTCATGGCGCAGGCGGGCGCGGCCGGCGCCACGATCGTCAAACCGGCACACGACACGTTCTGGGGCGGGTACGCGGGCTATTTCCAGGATCCGGACGGCCATCTGTGGGAAGTGGCCTTCAATCCGCAATGGCCGCTTGCCGAAATTTCAGATTGAGACGAGCGAGGCGCGAGCGATGAACGCCGACGAAAAGGAAATCGAACGAGGCGCCGCACCGTGAGCAACGCGGCCGGCAACGACGCGGCGGTCGCGCTGGTCGTCAATATCGATGTCGAAGACCTCGGCAGCGCGATCCGATTCTACGAGGAAGCGTTGGGCCTGCGCTTGAAGCGCCGGTTGTTCGATGACACGGTGGCGGAATTGAGCGGAGCAGCCACGTCCGTGTTCCTGCTAAAGAAGGCAGCCGGGTCGCTGCCCAGCCGAAGCCTCGCCGAGGTGCGCAGCTATCGGCGCCACTGGACCCCGGTCCATCTCGACTTCGTCGTTGCGGCGCTCGAGCCGGCGGTCGAGCGTGCCGTTCAGGCCGGCGCCAAGTCGGAAGGGCCGATCCAATCGTTCGAATGGGGACGACAGGCGCTCATGAGCGATCCGTTCGGCAACGGCTTCTGCCTGCTGCAGTGGACTGGCGGCGGCTACGATACAGTTGCCTCGTAGCCGGGGCAGCGAGCGAAGGCAAGCACCCTTCTCCCTTCGGGAGAAGGGGCCACGCATTGCCGACGTGCCGCCGCGACAGGTGTTGGAGAAGACCGCGCAAGTCGCATTGCGAGACCCCGCCGCAGCCGGTACAATCGCCGCCTTTCCGCAGTCCCGCCGGAATGTCCGTTCCGGCCTCCGCGAGCTTCTCATGACGGTCTCCCAGGAACGAGCGCGCCGGCGCACGTTCGCGATCATCTCGCACCCCGACGCTGGCAAGACGACGCTGACCGAAAAGCTTCTGCTTTACGCCGGCGCGATCCACATCGCCGGCAGCGTCAAGGCGCGCAAGGCCTCGCGCTATGCGACTTCGGACTGGATGGAGATCGAGAAGCAGCGCGGCATCTCGGTCGCGAGCTCGGTGATGCAGATGGAGTATCGCGACTGCGTCATCAACCTGCTCGATACGCCCGGACACCAGGATTTCTCCGAGGATACCTATCGCGTGCTGACCGCGGTCGACGCGGCGCTCATGGTGATCGATGCGGCGAACGGCGTCGAAGCCCAGACGCTGCGCCTGTTGCAGGTGTGCCGGGCGCGCGGCACGCCGATCATCACCTTCGTCAACAAGATGGACCGGGAGGTGCGCGAGCCGCTCGACCTGCTGAGCGAGATCGAAAACGCGCTCGGCATGACGGCGGTGGCGGTCACCTGGCCGATCGGAATGGGCAAGCACTTTCGCGGCGTCTTCGACCTCAACGCCGATCGCATGCGCGTATTCCATCCGGGGGCGGACCGGGTGATCGACGACGAGATCGTCGAGGGCCTGGATGATCCCGTCTACACGGCTCGGTTCGGCGACGATTTCGTCCGCGCCCGCCACGAGATCGAGCTGATCCAGGGCGCGTCGGAGCAGTTCGATCGCACGGCCTTTCTTGCCGGCAAGCAGACACCGGTTCTGTTCGGCTCGGCCATCAACAATTTCGGGGTGCGCGAAACGCTCGATGCGCTGGTCGAGCTGGCGCCTCCGCCCGGACCGCGACCGACGCTCACGCGCACGGTCGAGCCCGAGGAGGAGCGATTTTCCGGCGTCGTGTTCAAGATCCAGGCCAACATGGATCCCGCCCATCGCGACCGCATCGCGTTCGTGCGCGTGTGCTCGGGGCGTTTCCAGCGCGGCATGCGGCTCAAGGTCTGCCGCAACGGCAAGGAGATCCGGCCGAACAACGTGGTCTCGTTCCTGTCCCAGCGTCGCGAGCTGGTCGACGAAGCCTATCCCGGCGACATCATCGGCATACCGAATCACGGCATCCTGCAGCTCGGCGATACGCTCACCGAGGGCGAGGCGCTGCAGTTCACGGGCTTGCCGTTCTTCGCGCCCGAGATGTTCCATACCATCGAGGTGGCCGATCCGCTGCGCGGCAAGCAACTGCAGAAGGGGCTGGCGCAGCTCGGCGAGGAGGGTGCGATCCAGGTATTCCGCCCGCATCTGGGCGGGCCACTCTTGCTCGGCGCGGTCGGGGCCTTGCAGTTCGAGGTGGTCGCGCATCGGCTCGCGCACGAGTACGGCGTCGAGGCGCGCATCGCACCGGCGCGCCAGAGCATCGCGCGCTGGGTGACGGCCGACGATCCGCGCGAAATGAAGCGCTTCATTGAC
Encoded here:
- a CDS encoding VOC family protein produces the protein MKPRITLLTLGVDDLDAAVRFYRDGLGLRTEGIVGAEFEHGAVAFFDLQAGLKLALWPRASIARDSGLALATRSATDFTIGHNVGSKSEVDQVMAQAGAAGATIVKPAHDTFWGGYAGYFQDPDGHLWEVAFNPQWPLAEISD
- a CDS encoding VOC family protein, with translation MSNAAGNDAAVALVVNIDVEDLGSAIRFYEEALGLRLKRRLFDDTVAELSGAATSVFLLKKAAGSLPSRSLAEVRSYRRHWTPVHLDFVVAALEPAVERAVQAGAKSEGPIQSFEWGRQALMSDPFGNGFCLLQWTGGGYDTVAS
- a CDS encoding peptide chain release factor 3 translates to MTVSQERARRRTFAIISHPDAGKTTLTEKLLLYAGAIHIAGSVKARKASRYATSDWMEIEKQRGISVASSVMQMEYRDCVINLLDTPGHQDFSEDTYRVLTAVDAALMVIDAANGVEAQTLRLLQVCRARGTPIITFVNKMDREVREPLDLLSEIENALGMTAVAVTWPIGMGKHFRGVFDLNADRMRVFHPGADRVIDDEIVEGLDDPVYTARFGDDFVRARHEIELIQGASEQFDRTAFLAGKQTPVLFGSAINNFGVRETLDALVELAPPPGPRPTLTRTVEPEEERFSGVVFKIQANMDPAHRDRIAFVRVCSGRFQRGMRLKVCRNGKEIRPNNVVSFLSQRRELVDEAYPGDIIGIPNHGILQLGDTLTEGEALQFTGLPFFAPEMFHTIEVADPLRGKQLQKGLAQLGEEGAIQVFRPHLGGPLLLGAVGALQFEVVAHRLAHEYGVEARIAPARQSIARWVTADDPREMKRFIDSNAHRVAYDVVDAPTFLAAYDAELRVVESTWKSIHFHALREHAGLVFQKRLEV